The Paenibacillus sp. RC334 nucleotide sequence CAAAAATCAGACGATGAAAGCTGTGGATCTGTATGATCACACATCGGCTGAATATTTGAAGGAACGCACAGGTGGCCAGCGGTCTACCCCATGGTCAGAGCAGATGGCAGCAAGACTGACCGAGCCTGCACGTTTGCAGATGAAGTCTTTTTTGGAGCAAAAGGGATTTTTGAAGCAATAAAAGTAGAGCAGACATAAAAATAAAGCAGGGACCTATTCACAACTTATAGATCCATGCACAGGCTTAAAAATACAAAGAACCTCCGGTTACGCTGGCAATAGGATGCGTACTCGGAGGTTCTTTGCTTATGCTGTAAACGACTTTATAAATTAGACAGTGCGTAAAAGCGTCTCGTATTGTCATAAAATAATTGCCGAACAACAGTTTCATTTTGACCTGTCAGCTTGCTATACGCCCGAATGACTTCGGCGGTCATGCATGGATGGGTCTGTTGTTCGGAAAAAGGCCCTTCAAAGGGCCAAGGGCCGTCCGTTTCCGCCATCACCTGACCGAGAGGATACTGTGTTGCCAAACTTCGGATTTCATCCTCATACAAGAGATCCGGTGTGAAGGAGACATAATAGCCGTTACGGGCCATGCGTTCGGTCGTGGCGGCAGAGCCTTTAAACCAATGGAAATGCGCCTGCGTGACGCCGTGGCGTTCCAGTAAATCGCAGGCAATGTCCGCGTCCTCATAGACGGCATGCAGCACAATCGGCTTGTTATGTTTTCCCGCAAATCGGACAAAACGTTCCAGCAGTTCTATGTAAGGAGCAAGGTCAAAGGAAACGCCTCTCTCCAAGGCTTCCAGCCGATTATAATAGGGCAAGCCGACTTCACCTACGGCGACCATATGCTCTGCATGCTTGTCCATCCAGTCGAACAACAGATTAAGCTCAGCTTGCGGTGGAAGAGGCTGTTCGGGATGAAAGCCAAAGGCGGGTCGTACCAGCCCGGGAAAACGCTCAGACAAGCACAAATTGGCCCGGCTGGAGGCGAGATGCATGGACACGGCTATGACGGCTTCGACACTGCTATCTGCAAGCGAAGCGAGCAATAGCTCTTGCTGCTCAGACGGATAGCTATCCACATGAATGTGCGCGTCGATTAGAGGCGCGGGTGCTGGCGTCGTCGTTGGTGCTGCCGTGTCCAGTTTTTTATCCTTCGAGTCATTCATAACGGCTTCGCCCCATTACCTGAAGTATCCTCACGGACGCCTCCAGTGTTGTCCGTGTCGCCTTCCAGTCTGTGCTTTTCCTCGCGCATCCAGCCTGTCATTTTCCGCTTCCATTCGATAAAGCGCGGGTCGAGGGTGATTTCTTCCCTGCGAGGGCGAGGGAAGGGAACGTCTACGACGTGTATCACCGAAGCAGGTCGTGCTGACAGTACATAGATACGGTCGGAGAGCAGCAACGCTTCCTCAATGCTGTGGGTAATAAACAGCACAGAGCGGCGGTTCTTCTCCCACATCCGCAGGAGCCATTGTTGCATGTCTCCGCGCGTCAGCGCGTCCAGTGCGCTGAACGGCTCATCCAGCAGCATCAGCTCTTGCGGACTGAGTAGCGCGCGCAGGAAAGCCGCCCGCTGCTGCATGCCGCCAGAGAGCGTATGCGGATACGCCTTAGCGAATGGGCCAAGCCCGACCTGCTCCAGCCATTGCAGGGCTTCCTTACGGCGTTCGCGTTCGCTGCTGTGCCGGAGCTGCGCTGTTGTATCTTTACGCCGCGCATTTTCCTGCCCGAGCAGCACGTTGTCCAGCGTGGTACGCCACGGGAAAAGCGCGGGCTGTTGAGGCATATAGCTGATATGCCCGCGTTCCCCAGTCACGTCCTGTCCGTTCATACGGATGTGCCCCAGCTGCGGCTTGAGCAGCCCACCGATGATGTGAAACAGCGTGCTTTTGCCGCTGCCGGACGGACCGATCAGGGAGACGAATTCCCCAGGTCGAACGCTCAAGGATACATCCTGCAATACAGGCAGCGAGCTTCGCTTTTCCCGGAAGGCCAGGCTAATACCGTCCAGTTCCAAGGCTGGAGAAGTGGAAGAATGCTCCTGCGGTTCCACGGCTCGTTGTCCACCAGCCATATTTTGCGGTGATAAGTCAGTAGGATGCAGACTCATACGCGCCACGTCCTTTCTTTGGTATCCTTTGGTTCCATTTGGAAGCTATTCCTGGTCGGGTTTCCAACGTACCAGCCATTTTTCCAGCAGTAGAATAGCTACGAACATTAGCAAGCTAAGTGTAACAATAATGCCAATGGCGGCAAAAATCAGATCCGTGCGGTAGGCTGATTTTTGCAAATTCATATAATATCCAATTCCTTCACTGGCTCCGATCCATTCCGCAATGATCGCGCCCATCACGCTGTAGGTGGCGGCAATCTTGATGCCCGAAAATACTTGTGGCAGGGAATGCGGCAGCTCCAGCTTCATGAAAATAGCCATACGGCCTGCGCCCGACATGCGCATATAGCTCATCATCGTGCGGTCCGTCCTCGTCAGCCCGTCCATGGCCGCTACAGCCACAGGAAAAAAGCAGACCAGTGTAATAACCATCAGCTTGGGCAACACGCCAAAACCAAACCACACCATCAGCAATGGGCCGAGAGCGATGGTCGGAATGTTTTGACTAAGAATGAGCAGCGGATACAGAGCCGATTTGAGAAAAGGGATGGTATGAAGAACAATGGCGATCAATAGTCCAGTTGCTGTGCCGATAGCAAATCCCGCCAGCGTTAAGCGAACGGTAGCCCAAGTATGGGCACCAAGCAGCGCCGACTGGGCCATTCCTTCCTGCACGATCAGGGACGGAGCTGGCAGTAACCAGGATTCAACATGTAAATAGGAAACCGCCCCCTGCCAGGCGGCTAAAAAGAAGAGGACCGCCACAAGGGGCGGCCATACGCTTTTCCACCAGGATGCGCTTTTGCCTTTCGGATTCATGGGCGATATTTCTCGGTCAGCTTATCCATGCTGATGCCCTGCGGGTTATGTGCGATTTTGATTTGTGAAATGATGCTTGGACTGCCTGCTTCCGTCAGTGCCTCGTGCATTTCTTTAACCACCTTCAGCAGCTCGTCCAGCTCGCCTTCCATGGTCGTATCCAATGGGTTCACCTGATGTTTGACACCGGAGCGCTGAATAACTTCAATTGCCGTATCTACATATACGTAAGAGTCCTCGTTATTGGGGGTTTTAGGAATTACTTGAATACTGAGCAGTGTGTTAGCCATGTGAATTCACCTGTCCTTCATTGGATTGTTTTTAGGGAAATATGGTGGTTTAAGGCGGGTGAGACCGCTCCGCGTTTCATTTGATCTTACGATCGCTGTTGCCGTGGGATTCATTGAATAAATTTAAAAGGTAAGAATCCCACGGCAAAGGCGAACGCTGCGCTTCTCCAGATTCAAATGAACCGCTGCGCTGCCAACCACCTTAAAACCATCATATTTTTGGGTTTTATTGGTGTGGCATTTTTACAAAAGCAAAATGAACATAAAAACGAAGTGGACGGAATGGTGCTGTACAAGCGTTAGCGGTCGCTTTAAAAGCCTTCCATAGGGAAGCTCGCTTCGGAAGCATCAACCGACTGCGTAGTGGCACAAAGGTACTTTCAAGTTCGATTTACAAGATTAACGCTTGGGCAGGAAGTCGTTTGTGAAGGCTTTATCGACTTCCAAAGGCTTGCTGAGCAGCTTGCGTTCGTACATCCAGTCGGAGTAGTTTTGCCATACTTCCGTTTTTTGTACGCCCCATTGGGCGGCATCGTCCTGATAACGCGGGCTTAGCCATTTTTGGCTGGCGAGTACCAGCTTTTTATCCAGTTCCGGAACCGCTTTGGTCAAGATGTCTGCGGCTTCTTCCGGGTGAGCGATGGTATATTCATAGCCTTGGGCGGTCGCGTCCATGAAGGCCTTGACCAGTTCGGGATCATTTTTAATGGTCTGTTCGTTGCTCACGATGACGGGTGTATAGTAATCCAGACTTTTGGAATAATCTTTTACATACAGCATATCCAGTGGTTCACCCCGTAGTTGGGCTTCAATCCCGGTCCATGCGTAGAAAATCCAGGCAAAGTCGATATCCCGCTTCACGGCTGTAAAATAATCGGCATTACCCATGTTGATGATCTTCACCTTGCTTACATCGCTCTTGTCTGCGTCCATGATGGATTTCATGACCGCTTCTTCTACGGGCGAACCCCAGCCGCCGTATTTTTTACCTTCAAAATCCTTCGGGCTCTTAATCCCGCGGTCAACCGGGGCTGCGAAGCCTGATGTATTATGCTGAATGACCGCAGCGATGGATACGAGCGGTACCCCTTGCGTACGAGCTTGTGTGACTCCCTCCTGATAACTGATACCAAAAGGTACAGCATTGGAAGCAACCATTTGATCGGCTCCGCCCGAACCGGGCTGAACGATCTGGACATTCAAGCCTGCTTTTTCGTAAAATCCTTTGTCCTTGGCGACATAGAGTCCCGTATGATTCGTATTTGGCGTCCAGTCGAGCACGACTTTAACATCCTTGAGTCCCTTGGTCGGGGAGGTCGCTTGGGTATTGGCGGCAGGAGCCGCGCCTTGTGGTGCAGAGGGGGAGCCTCCGCCGCAGGCGGTCAGAGTCAGGGTCATGAGCCACAGACTGATCAGCCCTAGGCTTAACATTTTCATGCGCTTCATCGTTGTGTTCTCTCCTTTTATTACCCGTAATCCGTCGGATCAGACAGCTTATGTTTCCCATTTTACAAAAATAACTTCTGCCGGACGCTATCTGTTCCAACAACATCATCTTCAACAAAAAAAGCGCCCCGATGTTCCGGGACGCTTGCGCTTGTATATACCAAAGTAAGGGATGGCCCGCCGTAATAAGAAAAAAGGGGCGCATCTTGCTTAAGCATTCCTACGCTGGCATTACCCAGATCAGGTTGTAAGGGTCAGTGTCTTGGGACACACTCTCAGCCGGCCGATTCCAGCACCCCTGGCATTGTATAGTCGAATGGGTTATTCAATTCGGGTTTACTACGACGATTATATGCCTAGAAGGCGGGTCTGTCCAGCATTGGGGAAGAAGTGACGGTTCATTTGCTGTACGCTAGGGTACACTTTTACTGTGAGCTTTGTTCTGAAAATGACCATGATCCCATCGGTTGATGTTGTTTTACAGAACTGCCGCAGGTATGGTTTGATGAGCTGGTGTCGGATCATGGCATGGGCATTCACAGGAATTCTAATTTGCGAAAAGGAGTTGTTGTACCGTGGGTAAAACGGAAACATTGGATCGCAGCCAACTGGAACAAGCCATTGTAAAGGCTTTGGATAACAACAAATTTTGCTCGTTGGGTACAGTAGAAGGCGGCAAGCCGAAGGTGCGCTATATGGCTCTTTTTAACGAAGGGCTGAACATTCATCTCGCGACAGATCGCAAAACACATAAGGTGGAAGAGCTGAAGGATAATCCAAACGCTTATCTGCTGCTGGGCTATGAGGTTGGCGGTACGAAGGAAGTCGTGGAGGTTGAGGCTACTGTCCGGGTAACGGCTGACGAGGGACTCCGCAAACAAGTGTGGAATGATTCGTTGAAGGAATGGTTTTCTGGCCCGGATGACCCCGATTATGTCATTCTGGATGTGAATCCGACTCGTATTGAGTATGTGGGTAAGCAAACCGGACGTCAGGTGTGGGAGAAATAGAATTGGATAGAATATGAGGAAACCAGCAATTCTCCGAGTTATTTGGGAGGTTTGCTGGTTTTTATGTTTGCGGAAAATTAATTATTTTTTCATAAATAAATGGAGTAAATGACTACTCTTTTGTCCGGCGTTGGATTAAAATAGGAATGGTGGGCTCAAAGCTTACATATATGTGCAAAAGTATGTGTATGAGGCCTACATCTTAATGAGGAGGGATATATTTTGATATTTCATAAAAAATGGTTTAGAGGGCTTACAGCAGCAGTCGTTGCCTGTAACATGCTGGTGTTTTCAGCCGCTCCGTCTTGGGCTGCCAGCGAATCCAAGGATAGCGGTACAGTGAATTTGCGGATCATGGAAACAACGGATATTCATGCGGCCTTGATGAATTACGATTACTATGCGGACAAGGAAACGAACGAATATGGCTTGATTAACACAGCTGGACTGATCCAGCAGGCGCGCAGTGAAACGAGAAACAGCCTGTTGTTCGATAACGGCGACTTGTTGCAGGGCAATCCACTGGGTGATTATATGGCCAGAAGCAAAACCTTCGAGAAAGAAGGCGGTGTCCATCCAGTCTACAAGATGATGAACTTTATGGGCTATGATGCGGCTACGGTGGGGAACCACGAATTTAACTATGGTCTCGACTTTTTGGAAAGATCACTCAAGGGAGCTGATTTTCCTTACGTAAATGCGAATGTGTATTACGATGATGGGGGCCAAGGGACTAAAAATTATTTTACCCCTTATCGGATTCTTGATAAAACGGTAACGGATGAGAAGGGGAAAGAGTATACGCTCAAAGTGGGCGTGATTGGCTTGGTAACGCCCCAAATTACACAATGGGATGAAGGCAATTTGAAGGGAAAGGTCGTTACCAAGGACATTGTGGAAACGGCAAAAAAGTTTATTCCTCAAATGAAAACCGAGGGTGCTGACATTATTATTGTGCTGGCACACACAGGTTATGAGGATGTACCGCAGACTCCGATGATGGAAAATGCCGTTAAATATTTGAGCAAGGTAGACGGAATTAACGCTATTTTATTTGGACACGCGCATAAATCCTTCCCCGGCCCTGATTTTAAAGAAATGAGCGGTGTAGACCTGGATAAAGGAACGATCAATGGTGTGCCGGCTGTAGAAGCTTCCTCATGGGGCAAGGAGCTAGGTATTATTGACCTGACCCTGGAAAAGAAAAAATACGAGTGGAACGTAACAAATTCACAGTCTGAAGTGCGTCCGGTTGTGAATCCCAAAACTCAGGCTGTGCAGATGAATCCTGAGTTTAAACTGGTAGATGCGATCAAGGAAGAGCATACAGGAACGCTGGATTATGTTCGTCAACCGGTAGGAACCACAACCGCACCGATTAACAGTTATTTTGCATTAGTGCAGGATGACCCATCCATTCAGATTGTGACGAATGCACAAAAATGGTACGTACAGAACCATCTTAAAGGGACCGAATACGAAAATCTTCCCGTATTGTCGGCTGGCGCCCCATTCAAGGCTGGTGGCCGAAACGGTGCCGAGTATTACACCAACATTCCTGAAGGCACGATAGCCATTAAAAACGTGTCCGATCTGTACGTGTACCCGAACACGGTTCAGGCCGTAGAAGTTACCGGTGCTGAAATTCAGGAATGGCTGGAGTGGTCTGCGGGCCAGTTCAACCATATCGATCCAAAGAAAACCGAGGAACAATCGCTGATTAACAAAGATTTCCCTACCTACAATTTTGATGTCATTGACGGTGTGAAGTACCAGATTGATGTGACTCAGCCTGCACGATATGATGCCAAGGGAACCGTTATTGATCCTTCTGCTCATCGTATCAAGGATTTACAATACAACGGGAAAGCAATTGATCCTGCACAGAAATTTATCGTAGCGACCAACAACTATCGTGCTTCCTCATCCAAACTGGCAAATCCGGATGGCAAACGCATTGTGATGGCAGCACCGGACGAAAGCCGCCAAGTCGTTATTGATTACATCCGTACGAACGGAACGATTAATCCGGCTGCGGATGGCAACTGGTCTATTGCTCCTTTCGGTGAGACTAAGGTTACCTTCGAATCCTCGCCTGATGCAAAAGACGTGCTTGCCGGAAACCAGCAAATTTCATTCCTCGGCAGCGCGGCTGACGGCTTTGCAAAATACAGCTTGAAAGCTGGCGCGAAGCCCAATGCAGCAACGACTCCTGTAAAGGAAACCGTGACTCCAGCGAAGGCAACAGCGAAGTCTGCCGTAAAAGCAACCAAACCTGCGGTAGCTCAACCAGCTAAAACAACCAAACCGAAGGCTTCCAAATAAGTCTGGGTTTCTGGGTCCATTTAAATTCAAAATGAAGCAGCAAGTCTCCGTAGCCGAGAGACTTGCTGCTTTTTAGTTTCCACGGACAACGGTACTTGAATTTATAAATGGTGCAAAAGGCTTTATTTTTTGTCGAATATACACTTAAGTCCTAGGTTGTAGCCGAAAATAACCTTATTTTTTGTAAAAACACGTAATTATATAGTTCTTTTGTTCTAGTTATTTGTGATATAATGGTGAAAAAACCGGAAAATTGTTCCGAGGAGGACCATTATGACTTGCAGCAATTGCAGCATCATATTACCTATTAAGGACCAGGGATTGCTGAAAATCAGGCATTCCAGGGTGTCGCTTACTCAAGTGCTGGGCAACTTGGGTATGCTGTCGGAACAAATGAAACAGGAACAAGGGCGCGAGGACGGCATTGCGTTTC carries:
- a CDS encoding TatD family hydrolase encodes the protein MNDSKDKKLDTAAPTTTPAPAPLIDAHIHVDSYPSEQQELLLASLADSSVEAVIAVSMHLASSRANLCLSERFPGLVRPAFGFHPEQPLPPQAELNLLFDWMDKHAEHMVAVGEVGLPYYNRLEALERGVSFDLAPYIELLERFVRFAGKHNKPIVLHAVYEDADIACDLLERHGVTQAHFHWFKGSAATTERMARNGYYVSFTPDLLYEDEIRSLATQYPLGQVMAETDGPWPFEGPFSEQQTHPCMTAEVIRAYSKLTGQNETVVRQLFYDNTRRFYALSNL
- a CDS encoding ABC transporter ATP-binding protein, which produces MSLHPTDLSPQNMAGGQRAVEPQEHSSTSPALELDGISLAFREKRSSLPVLQDVSLSVRPGEFVSLIGPSGSGKSTLFHIIGGLLKPQLGHIRMNGQDVTGERGHISYMPQQPALFPWRTTLDNVLLGQENARRKDTTAQLRHSSERERRKEALQWLEQVGLGPFAKAYPHTLSGGMQQRAAFLRALLSPQELMLLDEPFSALDALTRGDMQQWLLRMWEKNRRSVLFITHSIEEALLLSDRIYVLSARPASVIHVVDVPFPRPRREEITLDPRFIEWKRKMTGWMREEKHRLEGDTDNTGGVREDTSGNGAKPL
- a CDS encoding ABC transporter permease: MNPKGKSASWWKSVWPPLVAVLFFLAAWQGAVSYLHVESWLLPAPSLIVQEGMAQSALLGAHTWATVRLTLAGFAIGTATGLLIAIVLHTIPFLKSALYPLLILSQNIPTIALGPLLMVWFGFGVLPKLMVITLVCFFPVAVAAMDGLTRTDRTMMSYMRMSGAGRMAIFMKLELPHSLPQVFSGIKIAATYSVMGAIIAEWIGASEGIGYYMNLQKSAYRTDLIFAAIGIIVTLSLLMFVAILLLEKWLVRWKPDQE
- a CDS encoding MTH1187 family thiamine-binding protein, which produces MANTLLSIQVIPKTPNNEDSYVYVDTAIEVIQRSGVKHQVNPLDTTMEGELDELLKVVKEMHEALTEAGSPSIISQIKIAHNPQGISMDKLTEKYRP
- a CDS encoding ABC transporter substrate-binding protein, with the translated sequence MKRMKMLSLGLISLWLMTLTLTACGGGSPSAPQGAAPAANTQATSPTKGLKDVKVVLDWTPNTNHTGLYVAKDKGFYEKAGLNVQIVQPGSGGADQMVASNAVPFGISYQEGVTQARTQGVPLVSIAAVIQHNTSGFAAPVDRGIKSPKDFEGKKYGGWGSPVEEAVMKSIMDADKSDVSKVKIINMGNADYFTAVKRDIDFAWIFYAWTGIEAQLRGEPLDMLYVKDYSKSLDYYTPVIVSNEQTIKNDPELVKAFMDATAQGYEYTIAHPEEAADILTKAVPELDKKLVLASQKWLSPRYQDDAAQWGVQKTEVWQNYSDWMYERKLLSKPLEVDKAFTNDFLPKR
- a CDS encoding pyridoxamine 5'-phosphate oxidase family protein, which translates into the protein MGKTETLDRSQLEQAIVKALDNNKFCSLGTVEGGKPKVRYMALFNEGLNIHLATDRKTHKVEELKDNPNAYLLLGYEVGGTKEVVEVEATVRVTADEGLRKQVWNDSLKEWFSGPDDPDYVILDVNPTRIEYVGKQTGRQVWEK
- a CDS encoding bifunctional 2',3'-cyclic-nucleotide 2'-phosphodiesterase/3'-nucleotidase: MIFHKKWFRGLTAAVVACNMLVFSAAPSWAASESKDSGTVNLRIMETTDIHAALMNYDYYADKETNEYGLINTAGLIQQARSETRNSLLFDNGDLLQGNPLGDYMARSKTFEKEGGVHPVYKMMNFMGYDAATVGNHEFNYGLDFLERSLKGADFPYVNANVYYDDGGQGTKNYFTPYRILDKTVTDEKGKEYTLKVGVIGLVTPQITQWDEGNLKGKVVTKDIVETAKKFIPQMKTEGADIIIVLAHTGYEDVPQTPMMENAVKYLSKVDGINAILFGHAHKSFPGPDFKEMSGVDLDKGTINGVPAVEASSWGKELGIIDLTLEKKKYEWNVTNSQSEVRPVVNPKTQAVQMNPEFKLVDAIKEEHTGTLDYVRQPVGTTTAPINSYFALVQDDPSIQIVTNAQKWYVQNHLKGTEYENLPVLSAGAPFKAGGRNGAEYYTNIPEGTIAIKNVSDLYVYPNTVQAVEVTGAEIQEWLEWSAGQFNHIDPKKTEEQSLINKDFPTYNFDVIDGVKYQIDVTQPARYDAKGTVIDPSAHRIKDLQYNGKAIDPAQKFIVATNNYRASSSKLANPDGKRIVMAAPDESRQVVIDYIRTNGTINPAADGNWSIAPFGETKVTFESSPDAKDVLAGNQQISFLGSAADGFAKYSLKAGAKPNAATTPVKETVTPAKATAKSAVKATKPAVAQPAKTTKPKASK